The genomic segment TCACTGCCTGTCCCCCCAGCCAGCTCACATGCTTCTAGAACCCAGGCTATTAAGGCAAGTAGGCTGTGAGAATGGAGACAGTACTCAGCTCTCCCATAAGGAAAGAGTCCAGGTGAGCATCATGGGTgtcattttacaggtggggaaacacTCACAGGAGTAAAGTCACTTTGTCTAAGGTCATCCAGCTACTGCTTAGCAGGCTGAGATAAGAACCATCTCCCTCTAGTGCCCTCTTGTGGAACAACCCAACCTCTCAGGAATTAAATATTCCTCCCCCACCAGGCTACGCCAATGAGGTAGGGGAGGCCTTCCGCTCCTTGGTGCCAACAGCTGTTGTGTGGCTGAGCTATGGTGTGTCCAGCTCCTATGTGCTGGCCGATGCCATTGACAAAGGCAAGAAGGCAAGAGATGTAAGTGTTAACCTGCccctcaacccccaccccagtccaCTCCCCTTGTGGTCAGTCTACAGCCTTGCATATGGTTAAGTCCCTTGTGGCACAGTCGAGTCCCCACAGCCTGGCCTGGTGCATTCCACACCACAGTCCTGCTTGCAGGAtaggcaccccacccccaaccgtGCAGGTGACATGATCTATACTGAAGTCCTGTTTGTGCATGAGTCAACCTTCAGCCCAGAACCCAACACTGGGTGGCTCTGTCCCCACCCACCTTCACTTCCCTCTCCCTGGTCCCTCCCATGCTTCTTTCTACAGAGtttcctgcttctgcctctgcTGGGTTATGTGTCTCTTGTACCTACCAGGTGCCAAGCCCTGAGGCAGGCCGCAGCACCAGGGTGACCGTGGCCGTGGTAGATACCTTTGTGTGGCAGGCTCTGGCCTCTGTGGCCATCCCAGGCTTCACTATCAACCGTGTGTGTGCTGCCTCTCTCTACATCCTGGGCACTGCCACCCGCTGGCCTCTGGCTGTCCGCAAGTGGACCACTACTGCACTGGGGCTACTGgccatccccatcatcatccaCCCCATCGACAGGTGGGTGCCCCTCCCTGCTTCAGAAAACTCTACAGGTGAGATAATCTTTGAGAAGTGTGGGGTGTACCcacttttcacagaacaaaaacagCAGAGGCATGGCTAGCACTTGGGGCTCCTGAGGTAGAAAGGACAATCTATGTCCTTCTTATGATCTGGCAGGCACTTGGGCAGTAAGGTGGGAGGTGCCTTGAGAGTATGGGACTGAGGACAAATAAATTCCCAGAAAGAAAATCCAGTGTTAGAAAACAACCATAGGTAGCCAGAAACAGTTGCGTCCTGGAGGGGATGGGTTTGAAGTTTTGGTGACAGAAGCCCAACTGaaactgggttaaataaaataggaTTGATTGTCTcatgaaactaaaaattcaaAGTTGTATTTCTTTCAGATATGGCTGGATCCAAATACCCAACTGACGTTATTAGGGGTCTGGATCTCTCTGCTGCCCTTCTTCCTACCCTACTCTGTGTTGGCTTCAGTCACTTTCCCTCTGTGGGAGCAGAGATGGCTCCCAGTAGCTCCCAGCTTTCCTCCCACCAGCTTAGCAACCCCCACGggaagctgttttttgttttttgtttttttggtttttttttttttttgctttttagggccgcactcgtggcatatggaagttcccaggctaggggttgaattggagctacagctgctggtctgtagccacagccacagccacagcaacagcaacaccagatacttaactaactgagccaggccagggatagaacctgcaacctcatggttcctagtcagattcacttccactgcgccgtaacgggaactcccccatgggAAGCTTCTTAATAGTGACAGCAAAAATCCTGAAGAAGGTTGTCATATGCCTCGCTGGGACTGGGTGCCCACTCCTGAGCCAGTTTCCCTTTTCTGATTGGCCAGGCTTGGATCATGTGCCTGCTCTTAGAACTAGAGATGGGGCCAATCCAGCCAAACCAACAGAGAGTGGGAGGAGGCATCTTTTCCCATGGGAACCTAGCTGACCCTGAGGTTCTTGTGAGTCTTTTactctctctgtgtctgttttcccAGTTGAACAAAGAGGAGGGTGATGGCTGCCACCTGGACGGCACTTGTGTCCTGAGTCCAGGAGTCCCTTCCTCAGCCCTGACCTCCCGCCTCCATTCCCCAGTTAGCATCCCTTGGTCACCTACTCAGGACTCTCCATTGCCCCACAGGTCAGTGGACTTCCTCCTGGACTCCAGCCTCCGCAAGCTCTACCCCTCAGTGGAGAAGCCCAGCTCCTCCTGACTCCACCCTGGTACCTGGCCTGTGGGTTTGCCTATTCCCTGTtccacctccttcctcctgccaggGGAAGTGGACACCTAGTTGCCTAGGGTCCGAGGCCGACACCTGAGTAGGTTTAAGCTGAACGGAAACTGAGAGATAATGACCTCAGAGCAGAAGCTGCAACGACTCACAGACAGGACCTGAACCCCATCTGCTTCCATGGAATCTGTgatactgagccataatggatgCTGGGTGGCCCCAGCCCTGTCTTTTGACAGAAAAGTAACATCCTCCCATGGAGGgtagggaaactgaggtgcagacaAGGCAAGGAATATGGCTAAGATCACCCAAGCTGGGACCCAGGCCTCCCAATGGCTCGGCTGGGCCACTGCATGGCAGTGCGGCTGACAGAGAAACAGGAGTGCAGTAGCGGGGACCCTGAGAAGTGATTCGCTGTCTGCCCCTCCTGGTGCAGGGGCTGTCAGGGCCTGGCTGGCAATAAATCCTCAAGAAgctgagttttctctttttctactgGGGATGAGCAAGTGTGGTgatggggagcagggctgggggccctCAGAGTGGAGGCTGATGTCTCTGGCCACACATCACTCACACTGGCCAGCACTGGGCCGTCTGCAGATGCCTGGGATTCTGCCTTGGTGCTGCCAGCCTCCTTTGGGGAGGCACTGCCCTCTTTCTGCAAGTCTCCCCAAATACTCACACCACTGGGAGGGGAGCCTGTTGGGCAGATACAACCTGAGCCTGACTCCAGCCTGCTTCTCCCTTAGTTCACCCCTACAAGGTTGCCTCTGAcctcctctgggctccctccATCATTGTGCTAATGGCCTGAGCCTATTATCCTGTAGGCTCCAGCCCCAACTCCCCTGGTCCCTGTGCACATCAGCTGTGTGGCTTTGAGCATCTTGGTGAAGTAGGGGTAATGACGGAGATTCCCACATTGGCTTGTGAGGGCTGAAGTGAGAGGTCCAAAGCACCCAGCACAGAATGGGTAGTTGCCCCTCCCTGGCAGCCTAGTCTTGCTTCTACACTGAACCCTCCAGGGTAGGGTTGCTGACTATATCAGATAACATGATGCACAATTAAATTTACTTGATTTAAAGGACAAAGAGTACTTTAGTATACGTAATGTCCCTAATTTCATGGAAAATATGTACACTGAAAATTTCTTCattgcttatctgaaattcacatttaactgagcatcctgtattttatctgcaACTCTGCTCTGGGGCAGGGGTATGGGCATCATGGAGCCTAAACACTCTAGCCCTGTAGAGGTAGGAAGCTCTCTCAAGCCTGCCTTTTTCTTGGGCAGGTGACGAGGGACAGTTCTTAGTGACTGGGTTAACTCGATGCTCTCATTTGATGGGTGGGGAAACAGGTGCAGAGAGGTCCATGAGACTGGAGGTGTCAGACGCTGGCGTAAGAGCATACTGCTTTCCTGGGGTCTGAGAGGATGAGGCACACCCCTGCTGGCACTAGGTAGGGGGAAGTGACTTCCCATACCAGGACTGGAGCATATGGGGGGTTGGATCCCCAAGCAGCCAGCTTCACACAAT from the Phacochoerus africanus isolate WHEZ1 chromosome 15, ROS_Pafr_v1, whole genome shotgun sequence genome contains:
- the MTFP1 gene encoding mitochondrial fission process protein 1, which encodes MSEPPPRGAERDLFRDTWVRYLGYANEVGEAFRSLVPTAVVWLSYGVSSSYVLADAIDKGKKARDVPSPEAGRSTRVTVAVVDTFVWQALASVAIPGFTINRVCAASLYILGTATRWPLAVRKWTTTALGLLAIPIIIHPIDRSVDFLLDSSLRKLYPSVEKPSSS